The following coding sequences lie in one Vibrio spartinae genomic window:
- the cas1f gene encoding type I-F CRISPR-associated endonuclease Cas1f — protein sequence MDDLSPSDLKTILHSKRANMYYLEYCRVMQKDGRVLYLTESKKENLYYNIPIANTTVLLLGNGTSITQAAMRMLSQAGVLVGFCGGGGTPLHMATEVEWFTPQSEYRPTEYLQGWLAFWFDDAKRLDVAKQFQNARIDYLQSVWSKDRELKSHGFVFQDEAIQTALATFHQRTDKATQTAELLLTEAQLTKVLYKYAANNTGLKNFTRQHDSTTLANDFLNHGNYLAYGLAASCLWVLGIPHGFAVMHGKTRRGALVFDVADLIKDAVVLPWAFVCAKENATEQEFRQQVLQAFIDHQSMALMFNTIKAIALGESVQSGDPA from the coding sequence ATGGATGACCTTTCTCCCTCAGACTTAAAAACCATCCTGCATTCTAAACGTGCCAATATGTATTACTTGGAATATTGCCGGGTGATGCAAAAAGACGGACGCGTGCTGTATCTCACCGAATCGAAAAAAGAAAACCTCTATTACAACATCCCCATTGCCAATACCACGGTATTACTGCTTGGTAATGGCACATCCATTACGCAGGCAGCCATGCGCATGTTATCTCAGGCTGGCGTGTTAGTTGGGTTTTGTGGCGGTGGCGGGACGCCACTGCATATGGCGACAGAAGTTGAATGGTTTACCCCGCAAAGTGAATATCGCCCGACCGAATATCTGCAAGGCTGGCTCGCTTTTTGGTTTGATGATGCAAAACGCCTTGATGTTGCCAAACAATTTCAAAATGCCCGTATTGACTACTTACAGTCGGTATGGTCGAAAGATCGTGAATTAAAAAGCCATGGCTTTGTCTTTCAGGATGAGGCCATCCAAACCGCTTTAGCCACTTTTCATCAGCGGACCGATAAAGCGACCCAAACCGCAGAATTACTGCTGACCGAAGCTCAACTGACCAAGGTACTATACAAATACGCTGCCAATAATACCGGGCTGAAAAACTTTACCCGTCAACATGATTCCACCACGCTTGCCAATGATTTTCTTAATCATGGTAACTATTTAGCGTATGGCTTGGCGGCCAGTTGTTTATGGGTGTTGGGGATCCCACATGGGTTTGCGGTGATGCATGGTAAAACCCGACGTGGGGCGCTGGTGTTTGATGTGGCTGATTTGATTAAAGATGCGGTGGTGCTGCCATGGGCATTTGTCTGTGCCAAAGAAAATGCAACTGAGCAAGAGTTTCGTCAGCAAGTGCTGCAAGCTTTTATCGATCATCAATCGATGGCCTTGATGTTTAATACCATCAAAGCCATTGCTTTGGGGGAATCTGTTCAGTCAGGAGACCCCGCATAA
- a CDS encoding DUF1240 domain-containing protein produces MILRISFVLFMVLFLGGIAALGIFSSLLLPFQPLDDRVRLISYINYIAVAAAIPLLGGLTLVVIHQLFHPKKDISEYAEAYHSVGMKIMWVTLAVVIVAIPARFYLGYKVDQAGYVKCVKESRTSAKSSWRVYAKSESLCKDSSGIYGG; encoded by the coding sequence ATGATTTTGAGAATTTCATTTGTTTTATTCATGGTACTGTTCTTAGGTGGAATCGCTGCATTAGGAATATTTTCATCTTTACTTTTACCTTTTCAACCACTAGATGATCGTGTTCGATTGATATCATACATAAATTATATAGCTGTTGCTGCCGCGATCCCACTCTTAGGAGGATTAACATTAGTGGTCATACATCAACTATTTCACCCTAAAAAAGATATTAGTGAATATGCAGAAGCTTATCACAGCGTTGGGATGAAGATTATGTGGGTCACGTTAGCAGTTGTTATCGTTGCTATTCCTGCCCGTTTCTACCTCGGCTACAAAGTCGATCAGGCCGGATATGTAAAGTGTGTAAAAGAATCTCGCACTTCTGCCAAGAGTAGTTGGCGAGTCTATGCCAAATCAGAAAGTTTATGTAAAGACTCTTCTGGGATTTATGGGGGATAG
- a CDS encoding type VI secretion system Vgr family protein has translation MTRLKFKLTIDGVNDETLVVRDYQGVESISDSVDDQGQPVYGYRYRIDIASRNSDLSFEQMVDSSALLEVLRDQEVVQKVHGIIRNFSRGDTGHHHTFYLLTLVPSLERLSLRHNSRIFQQLDVPEILSVLFQEMDINDYAFSVRRECAKREYCVQYRETDLAFFHRLAAEEGLMYHFEHQQDKHVLVITDNPEGFGRLAMPVPYNALSGGVFETPYISTLTEHKQMDVSDVRLGDYSFKKPSYNLAQSATGADMSYQRGDYEHFDHPGRFKDDPSGQAFTQIRLEALRRHAHTFSGKSNEAQLQAGKRFDLMEHLDGEMNRNYLLIQVTHQGSQPQALEESGGSGATTYANQFAAVGGDQVWRMTPRNKPILKFPTMAKVVGPDGEEIYCDEHGRVKVHFSWNRKAWDRYGSSNEQSSCWLRVTQGWAGAQYGMMAVPRIGHEVVVHFLNGDPDQPIITGRTYNANNVTPYPLPEHKTKTVIRTETHQGEGYNELSFEDQSGSEKIYLHAQKDTDTLVENDATTHIKHNQSTTIDNDRYSHIKVNDHHTVSGEARTKIAKSQTLMIEGELHVKAGKVWVNEAGTEIHIKAGEHVVIEAGNEITLKAGGSFVKVDPSGVSLSGAGVNLNSGGSAGSGSGFSGENVILPHLSAKATAGQKATYFSKQATLTTADAVVKTQMPNRVKENSAMNITEDSTDVAASASAGSGEPVKVDPENMYWPNYDFIHHREIAVEYTQKAVDLAVLSLEEAEEFANNLWREYNGKDTLDNTKKVWDGAANAHDAYRLAKGLGGMGVVVYTKPFNGRDYVIIKGYKKHLKTLMKGNRWRANNPQVVQLGLGTKNMARNMLRVGLVVDIIFAVAINAVDFFVHDEKTMADLVGRSGVDIAKGMIATGAGTVAAVVASVYSAPLIAVGCIFAGVGFIISVGLDWADNEWGISDVIVEKLKEVNE, from the coding sequence ATGACCCGACTTAAATTTAAACTCACCATTGATGGCGTCAATGATGAGACATTGGTGGTCCGTGACTATCAGGGCGTCGAATCGATTTCAGACTCGGTGGATGATCAGGGTCAACCAGTTTATGGCTATCGGTATCGCATCGATATTGCCAGCCGCAACAGTGACCTGAGTTTCGAGCAGATGGTCGATAGCAGTGCATTGCTGGAAGTGCTGCGTGATCAGGAAGTGGTGCAAAAAGTTCACGGCATTATCCGCAACTTCAGCCGGGGCGATACCGGGCATCACCATACATTCTATTTACTGACGTTGGTGCCTTCTCTGGAAAGACTGTCGCTACGCCATAATAGCCGGATCTTCCAGCAACTGGATGTGCCGGAAATCCTCTCGGTGCTGTTTCAGGAAATGGATATCAATGATTATGCGTTTTCGGTACGCCGTGAGTGTGCCAAACGCGAATACTGCGTCCAGTACCGCGAGACCGATTTAGCATTTTTCCACCGTCTGGCGGCTGAAGAAGGGCTGATGTACCACTTTGAGCATCAGCAAGACAAGCATGTGTTAGTCATCACCGATAATCCCGAAGGGTTCGGCCGCCTTGCCATGCCGGTGCCGTATAACGCGCTGTCCGGTGGGGTGTTTGAAACTCCGTATATCTCGACCCTGACCGAGCATAAACAAATGGACGTCAGTGACGTCCGACTGGGCGATTACAGTTTTAAAAAGCCATCCTACAATCTGGCCCAGTCCGCCACTGGCGCTGATATGAGTTATCAGCGCGGTGACTATGAGCACTTTGACCATCCGGGACGATTTAAAGACGACCCCAGCGGTCAGGCGTTTACGCAAATCCGTCTTGAAGCCTTGCGCCGACATGCGCATACCTTCAGCGGTAAAAGTAATGAGGCGCAACTTCAGGCCGGGAAGCGCTTTGATTTGATGGAGCACTTGGATGGTGAGATGAATCGCAATTATTTGCTGATTCAGGTGACGCATCAGGGCAGTCAGCCGCAAGCGCTGGAAGAATCCGGTGGCAGCGGTGCCACCACGTACGCCAACCAGTTTGCTGCGGTGGGCGGTGATCAGGTGTGGCGCATGACCCCCCGCAACAAACCCATTCTGAAATTCCCGACCATGGCGAAAGTGGTCGGCCCTGACGGTGAAGAAATCTACTGCGATGAGCATGGTCGGGTGAAAGTGCACTTTTCTTGGAACAGAAAGGCGTGGGATAGATACGGCAGCTCAAATGAGCAAAGTTCTTGCTGGTTACGTGTCACACAAGGTTGGGCCGGCGCGCAATATGGCATGATGGCCGTACCGCGCATCGGGCATGAAGTGGTGGTGCATTTCCTCAATGGCGACCCCGATCAGCCAATCATTACCGGTCGGACTTACAACGCCAATAATGTGACGCCGTATCCGTTACCGGAGCACAAAACCAAGACCGTGATCCGCACCGAAACTCACCAAGGCGAAGGTTATAACGAACTGAGTTTTGAAGATCAGTCGGGCAGCGAGAAAATCTATCTCCATGCGCAAAAAGATACCGACACGCTGGTCGAAAACGACGCGACCACGCATATCAAGCATAACCAAAGTACCACCATCGACAATGACCGTTACAGCCATATCAAGGTCAACGATCACCACACCGTCAGCGGTGAAGCGCGCACCAAAATCGCCAAAAGCCAGACACTGATGATTGAAGGCGAATTACATGTGAAAGCCGGTAAAGTGTGGGTCAATGAAGCCGGTACAGAAATCCACATCAAAGCCGGTGAGCATGTCGTTATTGAAGCGGGTAACGAAATCACCCTCAAAGCCGGTGGCAGCTTCGTTAAAGTTGATCCGTCCGGTGTTTCCCTCAGCGGTGCCGGGGTGAACCTCAACTCCGGTGGCAGTGCCGGGAGTGGCAGTGGGTTTAGCGGCGAGAACGTGATTCTGCCGCACCTGTCAGCCAAGGCGACTGCCGGTCAAAAGGCTACTTATTTTTCGAAACAAGCCACATTGACCACGGCTGATGCTGTGGTGAAAACTCAGATGCCAAACAGGGTGAAAGAAAACAGCGCCATGAACATCACCGAAGACAGCACGGATGTTGCGGCGAGTGCTTCAGCAGGTTCGGGAGAGCCCGTAAAGGTTGACCCGGAGAATATGTACTGGCCCAACTATGACTTTATTCACCATCGGGAGATTGCGGTGGAATATACGCAGAAGGCGGTAGACCTAGCGGTGCTGTCGCTCGAAGAGGCGGAAGAGTTTGCCAATAATTTGTGGCGGGAATACAACGGTAAAGATACGCTGGACAATACCAAGAAAGTTTGGGATGGTGCTGCCAACGCCCATGATGCATATCGACTGGCAAAAGGGTTGGGCGGCATGGGTGTCGTCGTGTACACCAAACCCTTCAACGGACGGGATTACGTGATTATCAAAGGGTACAAAAAGCATCTAAAAACCCTGATGAAAGGCAATCGCTGGCGCGCTAATAATCCGCAGGTAGTTCAACTCGGTCTGGGCACGAAAAACATGGCGAGAAACATGCTGCGAGTGGGGCTGGTGGTAGATATTATCTTCGCCGTTGCAATTAATGCCGTTGATTTTTTTGTTCATGATGAGAAAACCATGGCAGATTTAGTGGGTCGATCCGGTGTGGATATTGCCAAAGGGATGATCGCGACGGGGGCTGGTACTGTCGCGGCTGTGGTTGCAAGTGTTTATAGTGCTCCATTAATAGCTGTGGGATGTATTTTCGCCGGAGTCGGTTTTATTATTAGTGTCGGGCTTGACTGGGCTGATAATGAATGGGGGATTTCCGATGTGATTGTAGAAAAATTAAAAGAGGTCAATGAATGA